One window of the Colletotrichum destructivum chromosome 4, complete sequence genome contains the following:
- a CDS encoding Putative six-bladed beta-propeller, TolB encodes MMFFELSAHRVFGLLAICFLPPALSTPISHENGTSVTTLQVIPETQSLENIAVRNNGDLLVTSVASSTLFGLSPDREHPPIPVARISGVTGLLGIAELEKDIFYVVGSNLTSTENSNGVWKVDLRNFQAFRNGTILQTASVSLVTRIPSALQLNGMARLSTNDTKRLLISDSSRGTVIRLNVDTAVYETAVQEPEMAPLTTGLGIGVNGIRIRDNYLYFVSLDQGRFARVPISLASGEALGPVETLASGITFGDDFALSGDGRWAYVATNGPREVIGIDLLLGGKFVAATSPLLGSASSVARSTGNVWYVTGATPSGNSTVGHVSSVLFSCGV; translated from the coding sequence ATGATGTTCTTTGAGCTGTCCGCCCATCGTGTATTCGGGCTGTTGGCCATTTGCTTCTTGCCCCCGGCTCTGTCGACTCCCATTAGCCACGAAAACGGAACCAGCGTCACAACCTTGCAAGTCATTCCGGAAACCCAGTCGCTAGAGAATATCGCAGTCCGCAACAATGGTGACCTCCTGGTTACCTCCGTCGCTTCGTCGACTCTGTTCGGGTTGTCGCCTGATAGAGAACACCCGCCGATCCCGGTTGCTCGGATTTCCGGTGTAACAGGTCTCCTGGGGATTGCTGAGCTTGAGAAGGACATCTTCTACGTCGTTGGTTCCAACCTCACGTCGACAGAAAACTCGAACGGGGTGTGGAAGGTCGACCTTCGCAACTTCCAGGCCTTCCGGAACGGTACCATCCTCCAGACGGCTTCAGTCTCTTTGGTTACCCGAATACCCTCGGCTCTGCAACTCAACGGCATGGCTCGCCTCTCCACCAACGACACCAAGAGGCTCCTCATCTCGGATTCCTCTCGGGGTACAGTCATACGCCTGAACGTTGACACGGCCGTCTACGAAACGGCCGTCCAAGAGCCCGAAATGGCTCCCCTGACCACAGGCCTGGGGATCGGGGTGAATGGCATTCGGATCCGCGATAACTACCTCTATTTCGTGAGCCTAGACCAGGGCCGTTTTGCCAGGGTGCCGATATCTCTAGCAAGCGGAGAAGCACTTGGCCCTGTCGAGACGCTTGCCTCCGGCATCACCTTTGGCGACGACTTTGCCCTCTCGGGAGACGGTAGATGGGCGTACGTCGCCACCAACGGCCCTCGGGAGGTCATTGGGATTGACCTGCTGCTTGGAGGGAAGTTCGTGGCTGCCACCTCGCCCCTGCTTGGATCCGCCTCGTCGGTCGCTCGCTCCACGGGCAATGTCTGGTACGTAACTGGTGCTACTCCGTCAGGGAACAGCACAGTTGGCCACGTGTCTAGCGTACTATTCAGTTGCGGGGTTTAG
- a CDS encoding Putative ysc84 actin-binding domain-containing protein → MSGTNPEKPPIQPEQQLYPHPTGDNTYQQQHQQQQQPPQYTSGATQYNPDQKSELPGGHGAQTQQFPPPPPGPPPANQPQFTHAPQPQQQYNQTPQQSQQQYQAPPQGQHVPGQHTEGVLPGANPSDYGAGRHYSQFDGPQGNTAPGHVQGGPYVDPAAAHAAYIAPTGAALDPSAQHKEKKGWGERLSQIGMKAAVPINALANKMGSQSFLPTTMDKECEKAAKIVRSFCKEGITSEVPAQAQASEHLEPGKHADGHGSRPTTPGKEKVRKEHKAIVKIPSKVINKAVGLAVFTTARVGFNFSGATGSGVLIARLPDGSWSPPSGIQVHALGAGFMIGIDIYDCVCVINSREALAAFMSTRVSLGPDVAVVAGPYGAGGVLDVGASFGGKNPEDKKTAEQADAGRPVDDGKLRPDEKNKRRSSSSSIKPVFSYVKSRGFYAGIQVDGTVVTERKDANAAFYGQKVTVDQIVRGQVPPQGPGGLWPTGAQALYEALRIAEQQKPLPEVHLPQAIPGQVPPQGSIPQQQQQYGGQQAQYGTQQPQQSQYGQQQSQHGQPQYGQPQYGQPQYTNSEGGPLGSHPPGQGPTASGALNREEQLPGYVDDGVARPGVGDHKGHYQ, encoded by the exons ATGTCAGGCACAAACCCCGAGAAGCCTCCCATCCAGCCGGAGCAACAGCTCTACCCCCATCCCACCGGCGACAACACCTatcagcagcaacatcaacagcagcagcaaccgcCCCAGTACACCTCCGGCGCGACGCAATACAACCCCGACCAGAAGAGCGAGCTTCCCGGCGGACACGGCGCCCAAACTCAGCAATttccccctccgccccctgGCCCGCCTCCTGCGAACCAGCCGCAGTTCACCCACGCTCCTCAACCGCAACAGCAATACAACCAGACACCGCAGCAGTCGCAACAGCAGTACCAGGCTCCTCCCCAGGGCCAACATGTCCCCGGCCAGCACACCGAAGGCGTCCTCCCCGGCGCGAATCCCAGCGACTACGGCGCTGGCCGCCACTACTCCCAGTTCGACGGCCCTCAGGGCAACACAGCACCGGGTCACGTTCAAGGAGGTCCCTACGTagacccggccgccgcccatgccgcctACATCGCACCCACCGGAGCCGCGCTTGACCCCTCTGCCCAGcacaaggagaagaagggatgGGGCGAGCGCCTCTCCCAGATCGGCATgaaggccgccgtccccatcaacgctcTGGCCAACAAGATGGGCTCGCAGAGCTTCTTGCCCACCACCATGGACAAGGAGtgcgagaaggccgccaagatcgTGAGGAGCTTCTGCA AGGAGGGCATCACGTCCGAGGTGCCCGCTCAGGCGCAGGCTTCGGAGCATCTTGAGCCCGGCAAGCacgccgacggccatggCTCGCGCCCTACGACGCCGGGCAAGGAAAAGGTCCGTAAAGAGCACAAGGCCATCGTTAAGATCCCCTCAAAGGTCATCAACAAGGCGGTCGGCTTGGCCGTCTTTACCACCGCCCGGGTTGGCTTTAACTTCTCCGGCGCCACCGGCTCCGGCGTCCTCATCGCCCGTCTCCCCGACGGGTCCTGGAGCCCGCCATCCGGCATCCAAGTCCATGCCCTAGGCGCCGGCTTCATgatcggcatcgacatcTACGACTGCGTTTGCGTCATTAACAGCCGCGaagccctcgccgccttcatgAGCACCCGCGTCTCCCTAGGACCCGACGTTGCTGTTGTCGCTGGCCcctacggcgccggcggcgtcttggACGTTGGTGCCTCGTTTGGTGGCAAGAACCCcgaggacaagaagacggccgagcAGGCAGACGCCGGCAGGCCGGTCGATGACGGCAAGTTGAGGCCGGATGAGAAGAACAAGcgcagaagcagcagctcctccatcaagcccgtcttctcctACGTCAAGTCCCGCGGCTTCTACGCGGGCATCCAGGTTGACGGTACCGTTGTTACGGAGAGGAAAGACGCCAACGCTGCCTTTTACGGCCAGAAGGTCACGGTCGACCAGATCGTCCGGGGCCAGGTCCCTCCTCAAGGCCCTGGCGGCTTGTGGCCCACGGGTGCGCAAGCCCTATACGAGGCCCTCCGCATCgccgagcagcagaagcCTCTCCCCGAGGTCCACCTTCCTCAAGCGATCCCCGGCCAGGTTCCTCCCCAAGGCTCTATccctcagcagcagcaacagtaCGGCGGTCAACAGGCCCAGTACGGCACTCAGCAGCCCCAGCAGTCTCAGTATGGTCAGCAGCAGTCCCAGCACGGCCAGCCCCAGTACGGCCAGCCCCAGTACGGCCAGCCTCAGTATACAAACTCGGAGGGCGGTCCTCTTGGATCGCACCCGCCCGGCCAGGGCCCCACTGCTTCCGGAGCGCTGAACCGCGAGGAACAGCTCCCGGGCTacgtcgacgatggtgtGGCGCGCcccggcgttggcgaccaCAAGGGCCACTACCAGTAA
- a CDS encoding Putative PLC-like phosphodiesterase, TIM beta/alpha-barrel domain superfamily — MQRHMALHDRMGSDGHAGPHVRNSRCNIPHNVSCNLELPVTGRRLTLSRILLYFLVFVCKPLSARAVLPHDFISNNEITTDGKPIDGISRWLADFTRSVVPRNCHSHNDYWRPYPLFSALAAGCMSVEADIWLSDNGLDLLVGHDRGSLSSERTLQKMYLDPLLTILEHQNRQGSFTPFEQARGIFNTRPDMALVLLIDVKTNPTDTWPLLVKQLDPLRKRQFLTRFEQMETSPGVVTKQGIWPGPITVVGTGLLDRATFFDHNHRSYADYETYHDTFIDAPLSTLAQDNNFWRLPDPLSAPLSQLASNSGQLWSADDAYYASASFKTTIGSVRTGFTEEQRNKVRAHVQVARQSGLRSRYWDIPDWPIGYRDYIWKILIEENVDMLNVDDLESAARWGWTQGYLRDVLWMSLVSTYLLSCTVFVLFLFRRLLKRQCRC; from the coding sequence ATGCAGAGGCACATGGCGTTACATGACCGGATGGGCAGCGACGGGCATGCTGGGCCCCACGTTCGGAATAGCCGCTGCAACATCCCTCATAATGTAAGCTGTAATCTCGAGCTGCCAGTAACTGGCCGTAGACTTACTTTAAGCAGAATTCTGCTCTATTTTCTGGTTTTTGTCTGCAAGCCTCTCTCCGCCAGGGCGGTCTTGCCTCACGATTTCATCTCGAATAATGAAATCACAACTGATGGCAAGCCAATTGATGGCATCTCtcgctggctggctgacttCACCCGCTCAGTGGTACCTCGAAATTGCCATTCCCACAACGATTACTGGCGACCATACCCGTTATTTTCGGCACTTGCGGCAGGTTGTATGAGTGTGGAGGCCGATATTTGGCTTAGTGACAACGGTCTTGATCTACTGGTTGGCCATGACCGTGGCTCTCTTTCGAGCGAGCGTACCCTCCAGAAGATGTACCTAGATCCGCTGCTGACAATCCTCGAGCACCAAAACCGACAAGGGTCCTTCACGCCATTCGAACAGGCCCGCGGTATCTTCAACACCCGGCCGGATATGGCCCTTGTTCTCCTGATTGACGTCAAAACAAACCCCACAGATACCTGGCCGCTTTTGGTAAAGCAGCTTGACCCGCTTCGAAAAAGACAGTTTCTCACACGTTTTGAACAAATGGAAACGTCGCCAGGAGTTGTTACCAAGCAAGGCATCTGGCCAGGCCCTATCACAGTCGTTGGGACGGGCCTTCTGGATCGAGCCACCTTTTTCGACCACAATCATCGAAGCTACGCCGATTACGAAACCTATCACGACACATTCATAGATGCGCCGTTGAGCACTTTGGCACAGGATAATAACTTCTGGCGGCTTCCTGACCCACTATCGGCCCCCCTTAGCCAGCTGGCAAGCAACTCGGGCCAGTTATGGTCCGCAGATGATGCATATTATGCTTCGGCTTCTTTTAAGACGACAATTGGATCGGTTCGGACCGGCTTCACCGAGGAACAACGGAACAAAGTGAGAGCCCACGTTCAAGTAGCGAGGCAAAGTGGGCTCAGGTCCAGGTACTGGGATATCCCTGACTGGCCTATCGGATACAGGGATTACATCTGGAAGATTTTGATTGAGGAGAACGTTGACATGCTTAACGTGGATGATCTAGAGAGTGCTGCTCGTTGGGGTTGGACGCAAGGTTATCTAAGAGACGTGCTTTGGATGTCGCTAGTGTCAACATACCTACTTAGCTGCACTGTTTTTGTCTTGTTTTTATTTAGACGCCTGTTAAAGAGACAGTGTAGATGCTAG
- a CDS encoding Putative NADP-dependent oxidoreductase domain-containing protein — MVKTFSFQDIQVNSPGFGAMGLSFGLGSNLTLEEAEPVLLKAIELGCTFWDTAVVYQAGVNEKLLGDFIRKHNVRDKVFIASKCGFAVFEQGMAVTNSASHIKKYIDGTIERLGFTPDLYYLHRIDPNTPLEESIPALDEIRKAGKTKYIGLSECSAATLRKANSIAKIDAVQAEYSAFETVHETDGLIETTRELGVAYVAYSPLGHGWLVDDFPFKSPDDFAPDDFRRGSPKFQGENFYKNKAIVDEIKKLAARKGCSLPQIALAWVAAQGMIPIPGTTKAKRLEENWASRDIDLTEEEKGEMRRIIDAAKPHGNRYNPTQQAMVGH, encoded by the exons ATGGTCAAGACGTTCTCCTTCCAAGACATCCAGGTCAACTCGCCCGGCTTCGGCGCCATGGGCCTCAGCTTCGGCCTCGGGAGTAACCTcaccctcgaggaggccgagccCGTGCTCCTGAAGGCCATCGAGCTCGGCTGCACCTTTTGGGACACCGCC GTCGTCTACCAGGCCGGCGTCAACGAGAAGCTCCTGGGCGACTTCATCCGAAAACACAACGTCCGCGACAAAGTTTTCA TTGCCTCCAAGTGCGGCTTCGCCGTCTTTGAGCAAGGCATGGCCGTCACCAACTCCGCCTCCCACATCAAGAAGTACATCGACGGCACCATCGAAAGGCTCGGGTTCACCCCGGACCTCTACTACCTCCACCGCATCGACCCCA ACACGCCCCTCGAGGAGTCCATcccggccctcgacgagatccgCAAGGCCGGCAAGACAAAGTACATCGGCCTCTCCGAATGTTCAGCCGCCACTCTCCGCAAGGCAAACTCCA TCGCCAAaatcgacgccgtccaggcGGAATACTCAGCCTTCGAAACGGTTCACGAGACCGACGGGCTGATCGAGACGACCAgggagctcggcgtcgcctaTGTCGCCTACAGCCCGCTCGGCCACGGctggctcgtcgacgacttccCTTTCAAGAGCCCCGATGACTTTGCCCCCGATGATTTCCGACGCGGAA GCCCAAAGTTCCAAGGCGAAAACTTTTACAAGAAcaaggccatcgtcgacgagatcaagaagcTCGCTGCCCGGAAGGGGTGCAGCCTGCCGCAGATCGCCCTCGCCTGGGTCGCCGCCCAGGGCATGATCCCCATCCCCGGCACGACCAAGGCCAAGCGACTCGAGGAGAACTGGGCGTCGAGGGACATCGACctgaccgaggaggagaagggggagatgCGGCGCATCATCGACGCGGCGAAGCCGCATGGAAACAGATACAACCCAACGCAGCAGGCCATGGTGGGGCACTAG
- a CDS encoding Putative BRO1 domain, ALIX V-shaped domain, BRO1 domain superfamily protein, translating to MATISNILSLPFRKSTQLSLSSTIRQYINTKYDQHPDMFRQDLEVIDALRRDAVNVREPHPSGIKKLQAYAGQLAWIGGKFPIDIGAEFTWYPALGYNTERPMVRNNLKYELMNILYNLASLYSQLAVAQSRTGTEGLKIAAGHFASASGVLDHMQKEILPELRMSDPPEDMDANTLESLSYLLLAQSQECFWQKAVMDGYKDAIIARLAARVSDLYSLAGEAAMKSEAISSAWIHHMSAKHHHFAGAAQYRAACDCLEKRRYGEEVARLQDAVGCVNEGLKESRGGYLNKAVLEDLNGLKRKVEEDLKRAEKDNDVIYLQPVPPKSELKILDRANMAVAKVPPQVANPFDYLGDQAEFGPALFTKLVPFSVHAAITIYEQLRDRIVNENIIGQMETQTEKLHVMLSAINLPGSLQALEKPLGLPHSLVHHAEEIRQADAIGRIQRAFSDIDKLRTADLAVFNEGKAILAAEEEEDNRMRRKYGTDRWSRPDSRSDPQGSRFWAQVAEIEGYFASSTSSDAVVRDKYKEVQDLLEMLSGSDRAIMDYVPSSRRMDIPEPLKPVIGRLRGAYNDVLRLESKRRKKAEALREKARMDDIKPDILKEAARLERTYPTTAIVPAHFEDFFEKRLDKLYDAEIEAVAKEEDEQERLMAEVQRVNREFEAQKRNLSSGSREREQALQRLDNAYYKYKEIVNNVDVGRKFYNDLSKVVGQNFRDPVKAWAAERRIDAKSLEEDLSMPPLSSLNINRSPVHSPTGSSYDPRSQSYFSASVVPSTTQQQQQQSQPQQPPTRHDVHSPVEAHIQSWAGSTVEPQHPRPAAAMSGMWQPDMGIKFGGQPGAPAPAPAPAPAPASASGQSPPQGGTWNPASGIKFG from the exons ATGGCAAC CATATCCAACATCCTGTCGCTCCCCTTTCGCAAATCCACCCAGCTGTCGCTCTCGTCAACAATACGACAGTACATCAATACCAAATATGACCAGCACCCGGACATGTTCCGCCAGGACCTTGAGGTCATCGATGCCCTGCGACGGGATGCGGTCAACGTAAGGGAGCCGCACCCCAGCGGCATCAAGAAGCTCCAGGCGTACGCTGGACAGCTGGCGTGGATTGGCGGCAAGTTCCCAATCGAC ATTGGCGCTGAGTTCACGTGGTATCCGGCGCTGGGTTACAACACCGAACGGCCCATGGTTCGAAACAACCTCAAGTACGAGCTAATGAACATCCTCTACAATCTCGCCTCTCTGTACTCtcagctcgccgtcgcgcaGTCGAGAACAGGAACCGAAGGACTCAAAATTGCCGCTGGACATTTCGCCTCGGCGTCCGGAGTGCTGGATCACATGCAGAAGGAAATCCTTCCCGAGCTGCGCATGTCAGACCCCCCCGAGGACATGGACGCCAATACCCTCGAGTCGCTCTCTTACCTGCTCCTGGCACAGTCACAAGAATGCTTCTGGCAGAAGGCCGTTATGGACGGCTACAAGGATGCCATCATCGCTCGTTTGGCCGCCCGCGTGTCAGACCTGTACAGCCTGGCGGGAGAGGCTGCGATGAAGAGCGAGGCCATCAGTTCTGCCTGGATCCATCACATGAGCGCGAAGCACCATCACTTCGCCGGTGCCGCGCAATACCGCGCTGCGTGCGACTGCCTCGAGAAGAGGAGATACGGTGAAGAGGTCGCTCGTCTGCAGGACGCTGTGGGTTGCGTGAATGAGGGTCTGAAGGAGAGTCGGGGCGGATACCTGAACAAGGCAGTGCTCGAAGATTTGAACGGCCTGAAACGtaaggtcgaggaggatctGAAGCGGGCGGAGAAGGACAACGACGTCATCTACCTTC AACCCGTACCGCCAAAGTCGGAACTGAAGATTCTCGATAGAGCCAACATGGCTGTCGCCAAAGTCCCTCCGCAGGTGGCTAACCCTTTTGACTACCTCGGAGACCAGGCCGAGTTTGGTCCTGCGCTCTTCACGAAGCTCGTTCCGTTCTCGgtccacgccgccatcaccatctaCGAGCAACTGCGCGATCGTATAGTAAACGAGAACATCATCGGACAGATGGAAACTCAAACAGAAAAGCTTCATGTCATGCTGAGTGCCATCAACCTACCTGGCTCACTGCAGGCTCTGGAGAAGCCGCTCGGCTTGCCTCACAGCTTGGTCCACCATGCGGAAGAGATACGGCAAGCGGATGCCATAGGCCGCATTCAGCGGGCGTTCTCCGACATCGATAAGCTTCGGACTGCCGATCTTGCGGTCTTCAATGAGGGCAAGGCGATCCTCgcggcagaggaggaggaagataACCGAATGAGACGGAAGTACGGTACCGATCGTTGGTCCAGGCCCGACAGTCGCAGCGACCCCCAGGGAAGTCGGTTCTGGGCTCAAgtggccgagatcgagggcTACTTTGCGAGCAGTACGAGCAGTGATGCTGTCGTGCGAGATAAGTACAAGGAGGTCCAGGATTTGCTCGAGATGCTGTCGGGATCAGACCGGGCCATCATGGACTACGTGCCTTCATCCAGGCGGATGGATATCCCAGAGCCCCTGAAACCGGTAATAGGAAGGCTTCGGGGTGCCTACAACGACGTCCTCCGGCTAGAGTCcaagaggagaaagaaggcAGAGGCGCTGCGGGAGAAGGCTAGAATGGACGACATCAAACCGGATATCCTTAAAGAAGCGGCTCGGCTCGAGAGGACGTACCCGACGACAGCTATCGTCCCGGCGCACTTTGAAgacttcttcgagaagcgCCTCGACAAGCTGTACGACGCCGAGATTGAGGCTGTcgcgaaggaggaggacgagcaAGAGCGGCTCATGGCCGAGGTTCAGAGAGTCAACCGGGAGTTTGAGGCTCAGAAGCGGAACTTATCAAGTGGTAGCCGCGAGCGCGAACAGGCTCTGCAGAGGCTCGACAACGCATACTACAAATACAAGGAGATCGTCAACAACGTCGATGTCGGACGAAAGTTCTACAACGACCTGAGCAAGGTGGTGGGCCAGAATTTCCGGGATCCGGTCAAGGCTTGGGCTGCGGAACGTCGGATAGACGCCAAGAGCCTTGAAGA GGACCTCAGTATGCCGCCACTAAGCTCCCTGAACATCAATAGATCACCGGTACACTCTCCGACTGGCTCGAGCTACGACCCGCGGTCCCAGTCCTACTTCAGCGCGAGCGTCGTTCCCAGTACgacacagcagcagcagcagcagtctCAGCCGCAGCAACCCCCCACTCGGCACGACGTGCACTCGCCTGTCGAGGCTCACATCCAGTCTTGGGCCGGTTCGACCGTCGAGCCTCAGCACCCGAGACCCGCGGCCGCTATGTCAGGCATGTGGCAACCCGACATGGGCATCAAGTTCGGGGGTCAACCTGGCGCACCCGCCCCGGCTCCGGCCCCGGCTCCGGCCCCGGCATCGGCCAGCGGACAATCGCCGCCGCAGGGAGGCACCTGGAACCCTGCCTCGGGAATCAAGTTCGGATAG
- a CDS encoding Putative batten's disease protein Cln3 — MHTKMPSSQLDGPFVTKYRTRTFLGFVLIGLANTILARVSHAANYLIIPYPKAIVLLLELLPSCLAKLLLPSVFGYIPQNLRLVLLAGLWLLVKFVVSATPPNVLPPVRVLMTLLAASSSAATELCCLDLVRRYGRLGLIAWAAGTSLGQMANATWPLVLTSSMGMTLREGTGYMYPLVFTILLAYFVVLPSTSPATGNGDVDLDNRYTASYYDTSLMEATSTTLDKDSRKIARNPGMLAAVTIQYLPTICLASAAQAMVFPGVALALDGSSFSSLLSWTSALAFALYLGNFTARLSTIPFRLGNHRVVLILLAWMVALLLADSIFFLGSSWVVLGVALISGLLGGPVYIEVFDGVLKAVCDHSDCLLNLGIVSAGDTMGSLLGGLVGLLWEAAICSMTVDAGRFCHRARWNRDYSL, encoded by the exons ATGCACACGAAAATGCCTTCCAGCCAGCTGGATGGCCCGTTTGTTACCAAGTACCGTACGCGAACGTTCTTAGGCTTTGTACTGATAG GTCTTGCAAACACCATCCTCGCACGCGTTAGCCATGCAGCAAACTATCTCATCATCCCATACCCAAAGGCCATCgtcctcctgctcgagcTTCTTCCGTCTTGTCTAGCCAAACTATTGCTACCGTCAGTCTTCGGCTACATCCCTCAAAATTTACGCCTTGTCCTGTTGGCTGGATTATGGTTACTAGTCAAGTTTGTCGTCTCCGCTACGCCCCCGAACGTACTGCCTCCTGTGCGCGTTCTGATGACACTGTTGgctgcctcctcctcggctgCTACTGAGCTTTGTTGCTTGGACTTGGTTCGACGTTATGGTCGCCTCGGGCTCATTGCCTGGGCTGCCGGCACTAGCCTTGGCCAAATGGCAAATGCTACATGGCCTTTAGTGCTGACGTCGTCCATGGGAATGACACTGAGGGAGGGGACTGGATACATGTACCCATTGGTTTTCACGATTCTGCTTGCCTACTTCGTCGTATTGCCAAGTACTTCTCCTGCAACTGGCAATGGAGATGTTGATCTGGACAATCGATACACAGCGAGCTACTACGATACATCACTGATGGAGGCCACCTCGACGACACTGGACAAAGATTCAAGGAAAATAGCTCGGAACCCCGGAATGCTGGCTGCTGTGACGATtcagtacctacctacaaTTTGTCTTGCATCAGCTGCTCAGGCCATGGTGTTTCCCGGAGTagccctcgccctcgatgGTTCTTCGTTTTCCTCCCTTCTGTCATGGACATCTGCGCTTGCCTTTGCGCTTTATCTTGGCAATTTCACAGCACGATTGTCAACAATTCCATTTCGACTTGGAAACCACAGGGTTGTTTTGATTCTATTAGCCTGGATGGTGGCCTTGTTGTTGGCAGACTCTATCTTTTTCCTTGGTTCTAGTTGGGTTGTGCTTGGTGTGGCCCTTATTTCCGGCTTGTTAGGGGGTCCAGTGTACATTGAGGTGTTCGACGGCGTACTGAAGGCAGTTTGTGACCATTCGGACTGCTTATTGAATCTTGGTATCGTCAGTGCCGGTGACACAATGGGCAGTCTGTTAGGCGGGTTGGTTGGATTGCTATGGGAGGCGGCAATTTGCAGTATGACTGTAGATGCAGGGAGGTTCTGCCACAGAGCCCGTTGGAATCGAGACTACAGTCTGTAA